GGGCCGTGACGAGGGAGACCGCGATCAGCGAGTGCGGCAGCATGAACAGCAGGTACGCCAGCCCCCAGGCCGCGTAGCCGGGGGTCTGCGCGGCGAGCTGCGGGGGCAGGTCCTTGGTCGCCTCCCGTGCGGCGGCGGCGATGTTCGTCACGAGCAGGTAGCCCAGCTGCCCGACCAGGACACCGGCGAACGTCCACGACGCGACCCGGCCCGCCGTCCCCAGACCCATCCCGCGCCACCCGCCCCGCGGACGGAAGCGGAAGCCGGTCCGGCGCAGCGGGACGACGAGCACCAGCGCCTGCGACACCACGCCGAGGGTGGCCGTGCCAGCCAGTACGGCGATCCGCTCGGGGGTCCAGTCCTCGACCGGGTGCGCGGCGGCGCCGGAGCCGAAGAGCGCGACGAACACCAGCAGGCCGCCGATCGCGACGACGTTGTTGAGTGCCGGCGCCCACATGTACGGGCCGAAGGACCCACGGGCGTTGAGCACCTGGCCGAGCAGCGTGTACAGCCCGTAGAAGAACACCTGGGGCAGGCACCACAGGGCGAAGGCGACGGTGAGCGCGAGCAGGTCCCCGTCGAAGTCGTTGGCGTACAGCGTCACGACCAGCGGTGCGCCGACGGTGAGCCCGACGGCCAGGGTGAGCAGGACCGCCAGGGCGACCGACAGCAGCCGGTCGGTGTACTCCTGGCCGCCGTCGCCGCGCCGGGCCGCCCGCACGATCTGCGGGACCAGGACGGCGTTGAGGACACCGCCGGCGATGAGCATGTAGAGGTTGTTCGGGATGGTGTTCGCCAGGGCGAAGGCGTCCGCGGCGGGGGCGTTGACGCCGATCGCCCACGCCAGCACCGCCGCACGGACGAACCCGAGCACCCGCGAGGTCGCGGTCCCCGCCGCCATCACCGCCGTGGAGCGCAGCAGGCTCACCGGACCACCCCGGTGGACTCGCTGCGCCGTCGGCCGCGGCGGATGGTGCGGACCAGGCCGCTCACCAGGACGAGTGCCAGGACGGCGCCGACGACGAGCAGGCCCCGGGTCTCCCAGTCGGCGCGCACCCGCACCGGGACGACCACCGGGGACCCCAGCGAGGTGCCGTCGGGCGCGGACAGGGCGATCTCCACCTCGGTGTCGCCGTTCGCCACGGCACGCACCGGGACGGCGACGCGCTGCGCCCCGCCCGCGTCGACGACGACCTCCACCGGGTCGTCGGCGACCAGCCGCGGGCTGCGCGGCTGTACCGACACGACGACCGACACGTCCTGGTCCAGCTCGTTGGCGACGGTGACCGGCAGGTCGGCGGCGGCCGACACGACGTTCACCGTGCTGCCCTCGACGACGTGGACGCCGGACACCACCTGCTCGGCCCGGGCGCCGAGCTCCGCGACGGCGTCCTGCCAGGCGGGCCTGGCCTCCCGCCAGGACACCGACGTGGCCGCCACGGCCGAGGCCTCGGCGGACTCGAGCACGTCCTGCGGGCGGCTCAGGGCGGAGGAGACCCGGCGAACCTGTTCCAGCGCCTCCGCGACCTGGCGCAGGCCCTCGGCGGGCAGGGCGGCGGAGCGGCCGGTGGCGGACTGGCGGACCGCTGCCCGCTCCACCTCGGGCGGGGCGGCGTCGAGCAGCGCGTCGAGGGGGGCCGGACGGGTCCACGGCGTCCCGGTCAGCGTGGCGAAGGCGTCGGCGGCGGCGTCCGGGGACGGGTCCCACCCGCGGGGCAGGGTGACGAGCAGGTGCGGGACGTCGTCCCCGGCCGCCCGGGCCAGCACCGCCGTCTCGGCGGCCAGCCGGGACCGGGCCAGCACGTCGCCGTCGCCGTCCGTCGCGTCGGTGAGCACCGTGGACAGGGAGGTGTCGGCGAGCAGGCCGTCGAGCCGGTCGGTGCCGGCCGGCACCGTGCTGCGGCCGGAGACCACCGCGTCCGGGTCGAGCGGCGGGTGGGCTCCGGCGCCGAGGACGACGGCGGTGGCCCCGGCCCGGACGGCGAGGGCGAGGGTCTGCTCGTCCGCCCCGCCCCCGGCCGGCCACGCCGCCTCGGCCCGGACCGGGCTGTCAAGCAGGTCACCGACGGCGTCCCGGCCCTGGCGGCGCGCCAGCGCGTAGAGGTCCCCGGCCTGCCCTCCGGCGGCCGCGAGGGCGACCAGGTCCGGGTCCCACTGCGGCAGGGCCAGCACGTCACGTCCGTCGGCGGCGTCCCGGGCCGCGGCCAGCCACTGCTGGCCGGCCGGGGTGTCCGCCGCCGAGCGGAGCAGGCCGGGGTCGACCGCCCACGCGGCGTGCGACGGCGAGGTCGCGGCGAGCAGGCGCCCGAGCCGACCGTCGTCGGCGGTGAGCGCGTCCACGGCGGACG
This DNA window, taken from Kineosporiaceae bacterium SCSIO 59966, encodes the following:
- the murJ gene encoding murein biosynthesis integral membrane protein MurJ: MAAGTATSRVLGFVRAAVLAWAIGVNAPAADAFALANTIPNNLYMLIAGGVLNAVLVPQIVRAARRGDGGQEYTDRLLSVALAVLLTLAVGLTVGAPLVVTLYANDFDGDLLALTVAFALWCLPQVFFYGLYTLLGQVLNARGSFGPYMWAPALNNVVAIGGLLVFVALFGSGAAAHPVEDWTPERIAVLAGTATLGVVSQALVLVVPLRRTGFRFRPRGGWRGMGLGTAGRVASWTFAGVLVGQLGYLLVTNIAAAAREATKDLPPQLAAQTPGYAAWGLAYLLFMLPHSLIAVSLVTALFTRMSGAAADGDVAAVRRDVSGGLRVLGVASVLATVGLLVLAGPAGRLISAQATDAEAQAIARVAAGMALGLVAFSASYLLNRAFYAFEDARTPFVVQAVVVAVWSVGNVLAWALLPPRAMVVGVAVAMSVAHVVGAVLSAVLLRRRLGGLDTARVVRTHVRLLAAGTVAGLVGVGVSAVLSDLTWSSRTGALGTALLAGSAITLTYLLALRVLHVDELDAVLRRVPGLRRFARPGRRGEVR